A region of the Herpetosiphon gulosus genome:
TGGGCAATCCACAAATAATACATCGCTCGCTCAACATGGTCGGGCTGACTGCGCATGGTGGCGAATGTCCAGGCCAAAACTTCACGATAGAGGCTATCAATCTCATCGTCGGAGTGTTCTAGGCGTTCGGCAGCTTGGGGATCACGCTCGTGCAAAGCATCAAGCGCATCGCGCAACATGGCTTGAGCTTTCAAGGCCATGGTTTTGATTTGGGGCGGTTGCTCCAACGTTGGCAATTCGATACAGCGAATCACCAACTCGGCAATGCCCTCAGCATAATCGCCAATCCGCTCAAGCTCCGAAGCTAGCTCCAAAAACATACTGACCACCCGCAGATCACGGGCCATTGGCTGTTGGCGGGTGATGACGCTCAGGGCGTTGGTTTCAATTTGGTAGCGCAACTCATCGATCACATTATCGTTGGCAATAATTTGGCGGGCAAAAATCGGCTCGTTGCGTTCAAGCGACCACAAAGCATCGCGAACGGCCAAAGAAACTCGATTGCCCATATCACGAATCTGGCCTTCTAGCTCAGCTAAGGCATGCAGAAAATGTTCGCGCATTCGATACCTCGTGGCCACATGGTGGCAGATATACAAGAGCAACGAACATTGTCCGTTGCTCATTGCTCGATATTGCAGCTAATTGGCGAATTAACCAAAGCGTCCGGTGATGTAATCTTCGGTTCGTTTGTCTTTGGGGTTGGTGAATAAATCGCCAGTTGGGCCATATTCCACCAACTCGCCAGCCCGTTGATCGTTCATCAAGAAGAAGGCGGTGTAATCTGAGGCGCGAGCAGCTTGTTGCATATTGTGAGTCACAATCGCAATCGTATAGCGTTGGCGCAACTCCATCATCAGTTCCTCGATTTTCAAGGTGCTGATAGGGTCGAGTGCCGAACATGGCTCATCCATCAAAATCACTTCTGGCTCGACAGCCAAGGCGCGAGCAATACACAAGCGCTGTTGTTGACCACCAGAAAGCGCCAAACCACTTTCCTTCAACTTATCTTTGACATCATCCCACAAGGCCGATTGACGCAGACAGCGCTCAACCAAGTCGTCCATTTCGCTCTTAGTGCCCTTCCAACCGTTGATCCGTGGGCCAAAGGCAATGTTATCGTAAATGCTTTTTGGGAAGGGATTGGGCTTTTGGAAGACCATACCGATGCGGCGACGAACTTCAACCGCATCAACATCGCTGGCATACAGATTTTGCTCGTGGAACAGCACTTCGCCTTCGACCCGAGCGCCATTGACCAGATCGTTCATGCGATTGAGCGAGCGCAGCACCGTGCTTTTACCACAGCCTGAAGGGCCAATCAGCGCGGTAATTTTGTTGCGTTCGATATCCAGCGAAACATTGTTGATGGCGCGGAATGCCCCATAGTAGACATTCATATTGCGCACCGTCAAGGTATAGTTGGCAGTGTCAGTTTGTTTCTCGGTCATGGCTTAACCTCGTTTGCTGAAGCGATTGCGTAACAAGACGGCAATGGCATTGAGCGATAGCAACATCACCAACAACACCACAATTGCTGAGGCCGCAATATGGGCAAATTCTGGTTGTGGTCGCGATGTCCAGTTGTAGATTTGAATTGGTAATACGGTAAATTTGGCAAATGGGCCATCAGGATCGGTCACGATAAAGGTCGAAGCCCCAACCACAATCAAGGGTGCGGTTTCGCCGATTGCCCGTGAAACTGCCAAAATTGTGCCAGTGAAAATCCCAGGCAAGGCGTTGGGCAACACATGATGCCAAATTGTTTGCCATTTGGTGGCCCCAAGCCCATAGCTGGCTTGACGCAACGACAATGGCACGGCGCGAATCGCTTCTTGGCCGTTAATAATCATAATTGGCAAAATCAGCAACATCATGGTGAGCGAAGCAGCGACGATTGTACGGCCATTGCCACTATCAGCGCCGAAAATTCGCCCGCTGGTGATTGGCTCAAGCGTGCGCACAAAAATCACCAAACCAAGCATCCCATAAATAATTGATGGCACACCAGCCAAATTATTGATATTGGTTTGAATGATGCGGTTAAAGCGATTGTCGGTGGCATACTCTTCGAGGTAAATTGCTGCGCCAACCCCAATTGGGAAGGCAAACAAAATCGTGATTGCGATCATCCACAACGAGCCAAGCAAGGCCGTGCGCACGCCAGCACGCAGCGGGTCGCTCGACATGGGCGTGGTCAAGAAACCAGCGGTAAGCCATGAACGGAATTCAAGTTTGGCTTCGGGAAACTCGCTGGCAACTTGGGCATCGATCGCCGCTTTGTTGAACCACGAATCGCGCAACGTCCAGGTTTCGAGGGTTTGGGGCTTTAACACCCGCTCGATCACCAAATCGTAGACTTCGCTCTCACTGCGGTCGGCCATGGGCTTTTCGCGCTCTAGGGTACGAAAGGCATTGGCCCGCATATTATCTTGCAACACCGCGACTAACTCATCTTTGCTCAAGTCGTCAAGCGGTTTATCGCTGAGCGTTGCCGGATCAACTGCGTATTCGGTGGCCACATAGCCAAAGACTTCGTTGACCACGTTATAAATCAACAAACTCAGGGCAATTAAGCCAATAATCGTGGCCGAAAGAAAAATTGTGCGCCAGATTGCGCCAGTGCGGCGGCGGCTAGCAACATTGCGGCGAGCCGCTTCACCTTGAGGCAACCCTGATTTAATCTTATCATTCAGTGTTGTCATTATTCGTATACCTCACGGAAGCGGCGTACCAAGCGACGGCTGACCATATTGAGACCAAGCGTCATCAAGAAGAGGGTCAAGCCAATGGCAAAGATACTGTTGTAGTCGATGCTGGCATAACTAAGGTCGCCACCGCTGATCCGTGCGATGTGCCCAGTCATGGTTTCGGCAGCTTCAAATGGATTGAAGGTAAAGGTTGGTTTAGCACCAGCCGCCACCGCCACAATCATTGTTTCGCCAACTGCCCGCGAAATTGCTACCACAAAGGCCGCAATAATCCCCGAAATCCCCGCTGGTAAAACTACTTTAATCGCAGTTTCGAGGCGGGTTGCACCCAAGCCATAAGCCCCTTCACGCAGGGCGCGTGGCACAGCACTGAGCGCATCTTCACTCATCGACGACACCATGGGAATAATCATAATCCCCATCACCAAGCCAGCCGAAGCCATGTTGTAGATATTGACATTGGCCTCACCAAAGACTGCCTTGAGAACTGGTGTCATAAATTTGAGCGCAAAGTAGCCATAGACCACGGTTGGCACACCCGCCAAAACTTCCAAGATTGGCTTGAGAATGCTCCGGGCGCGGCTTGAGGCATATTCGCTCAGATAAAGCGCCGCTGCGAGGCCGGTTGGCAATGCAATAAACATTGCGATGGTCGAAGTGAGCAACGTTGAGAGCAGCAAAGGCAAAATCCCAAACTCATCAATTTGGGGCGACCAAACCGTGTTGGTCACAAATTCGACAATGCTAACTTGGCGAAAGAATGCAATTGATTCTGAGCCAAGCACAACCACGATCCCGATCGTTGTGAACATCGAAAGCACACCGCAAAAGAGCAAAAATCCTTGGATAATGCTTTCACCAAGGCGCGGCTGCTTTTTTAGGCTAAACGGGCGAGTTGTCTCACGTTGCGAGGTCGTAATACGACGGCTATCCATACCAATACTCACCTTATCGTCCATTGAAACCTCCCGGTTTTGAATCGGGGTTTGTGTAGGTCAACAGGCTGCGGAGCTAAACTCCGCAGCCTGTGCCATGGTACCATAAACCCTTGGTGCTTACTTGGTTGCGTCGAGTAGGCTTTGCTTGGCTTCGTTCAATGCTGCTTCACTCGCTGGGAAGTAACCCACTTCGAGGATAACTTCATTGACGTTGGTCAAGTAGTAGTTGATAAACGCCGCGACTTGAGGCTTTTCAGCCAAGACATTTTTGGCCGAGTAGATGTACAACGGACGAGCCAATGAGTAGCTACCATCTTCAGTGGTGGCTTCGGTTGGTTCAACACCGTCAATCGTCAAGGCTTTGAGTTTGGTTTTGTTTTCGTTGTAGTAGGCATAGCCAAAGTAACCGATGGCATTGGCATCACCTTCGATCCCGGTCACCAAGACGTTATCGTCTTCGCTCAATTGGGGGTTGGCTCCCAAGATGAATTTTTCTTCGCTATCGAAGAAGTGTTCGACGAAGTAGTCGAAAGTACCGCTATCGGTGCCTGGGCTGTAGAGTTTGATCGCTTCAGCTGGATAGCTGGCATCAACTTGGTCCCAGGTTTTGTAGGTACCTGAGAAGATGTCGGCGACTTGGGCTTCGGTCAAGTTGCTGACGAAGGTATTTTTGCTGCTGACCACGACGGCCAAGGCATCGGTACCGACGCGGAACTCAACGACTTCGCGGCCTTTATTAGCACAGGCTTTGGCTTCTTCGTCTTTGATCGCGCGGCTGGCGTTGGCGATATCGGTTTCGGCAGCGGTACAGAAGCGTTCGAAACCAGCACCGGTGCCGATGCTATCGATGGTCATGTTGCCAGTGTAGCCATCTTCGCCGAAGA
Encoded here:
- the pstA gene encoding phosphate ABC transporter permease PstA codes for the protein MTTLNDKIKSGLPQGEAARRNVASRRRTGAIWRTIFLSATIIGLIALSLLIYNVVNEVFGYVATEYAVDPATLSDKPLDDLSKDELVAVLQDNMRANAFRTLEREKPMADRSESEVYDLVIERVLKPQTLETWTLRDSWFNKAAIDAQVASEFPEAKLEFRSWLTAGFLTTPMSSDPLRAGVRTALLGSLWMIAITILFAFPIGVGAAIYLEEYATDNRFNRIIQTNINNLAGVPSIIYGMLGLVIFVRTLEPITSGRIFGADSGNGRTIVAASLTMMLLILPIMIINGQEAIRAVPLSLRQASYGLGATKWQTIWHHVLPNALPGIFTGTILAVSRAIGETAPLIVVGASTFIVTDPDGPFAKFTVLPIQIYNWTSRPQPEFAHIAASAIVVLLVMLLSLNAIAVLLRNRFSKRG
- the pstC gene encoding phosphate ABC transporter permease subunit PstC; this encodes MDSRRITTSQRETTRPFSLKKQPRLGESIIQGFLLFCGVLSMFTTIGIVVVLGSESIAFFRQVSIVEFVTNTVWSPQIDEFGILPLLLSTLLTSTIAMFIALPTGLAAALYLSEYASSRARSILKPILEVLAGVPTVVYGYFALKFMTPVLKAVFGEANVNIYNMASAGLVMGIMIIPMVSSMSEDALSAVPRALREGAYGLGATRLETAIKVVLPAGISGIIAAFVVAISRAVGETMIVAVAAGAKPTFTFNPFEAAETMTGHIARISGGDLSYASIDYNSIFAIGLTLFLMTLGLNMVSRRLVRRFREVYE
- the phoU gene encoding phosphate signaling complex protein PhoU codes for the protein MREHFLHALAELEGQIRDMGNRVSLAVRDALWSLERNEPIFARQIIANDNVIDELRYQIETNALSVITRQQPMARDLRVVSMFLELASELERIGDYAEGIAELVIRCIELPTLEQPPQIKTMALKAQAMLRDALDALHERDPQAAERLEHSDDEIDSLYREVLAWTFATMRSQPDHVERAMYYLWIAHNLERIADRTINIGERTSFIATGIIDKHRLRKDEADKPQA
- the pstB gene encoding phosphate ABC transporter ATP-binding protein PstB, whose product is MTEKQTDTANYTLTVRNMNVYYGAFRAINNVSLDIERNKITALIGPSGCGKSTVLRSLNRMNDLVNGARVEGEVLFHEQNLYASDVDAVEVRRRIGMVFQKPNPFPKSIYDNIAFGPRINGWKGTKSEMDDLVERCLRQSALWDDVKDKLKESGLALSGGQQQRLCIARALAVEPEVILMDEPCSALDPISTLKIEELMMELRQRYTIAIVTHNMQQAARASDYTAFFLMNDQRAGELVEYGPTGDLFTNPKDKRTEDYITGRFG